TCTTACCAGCCATAGATAAAAGTTGTCCAGTTTTTGGATCCATCATGACAACAAAAGCACGATCCATTAATGGTTCAGAACTCTTAAAAGCTTTTAAATTTTTTTCTATACTTTCTTCTACTTTCTTTTGTAACTCCATATCAATTGTTAAAGTTAAATTGTTACCACTTTTTCCTTTAGAGACTGTTTCCGTTTGAACAACATTTCCTGCTTTATCAATATTATTTTTAACTTCTTCTTTTGTTCCATGTAATACATCTTCATATCGCTGTTCAATATAGCTTTTCCCCACGCGATCGTTCCGATTATATCCGCGGACCAAATAAGAATCTAAGTGTTCTTTTGGCAACCCTTCTTCAGCACTTGTTATATTACCTAATACCGAACGGAATAAATCACCATTTACATAGTTTCGTTCCCAATCAACTGTCGCATCTATCCCTGGGAATTTTGCTAAATTTTCACTTATCCTCGTATACTCTTGCTCTGTCACGTCTTTTTTTATAACTTGTGGTGTCATTTGATAACCAGAACTCATTTTACTTTTAATAACTAACACTTGTAAGTCTTGTGGCGTGAGCTCTCCTAATTCTTCTTCTGTAATGCGTTTTCGTCTTAACTCTTCGATTCTTTTGTCTAACTCTTTCCCTTCTATACCCTTTTCTCTAAATTTTTCCTCTTCTTGCTTCGTGATCTTTGCTTTAGCACGCTTTTTATTTAATTGCATCCAAAAATCTTTTTTATCTACTTCCGTTAATTTATTTATTTCTTCTTCTGATATTTCAAGTATATTTGCAATATCTTTTGCAGTTTTTAAAATGTCTTCAGAGCTTACCCCCTTCAATCTTGTATACGTAATCGTACGAAGTGCTCTATTATCAACAACCTGTTTCCCTTCTCGATCATAAATTTTCCCACGGGGAACTGGTATACTCGTTGTTGCATTTTCATTTTTTTCTACTTGATTTTTATAGGTCTCTCCATCAACAATTTGTACTTTTCCTAGCTGAAAAATAATAGCCGAAAATAGTATAAATACGCAGAAAAATAGGATGTTTAATCGGATAGATATCGATGTCTTCTGCTTCTTTCCTGTTTGCTTTTTCATATATCCTCCATTTTTTAATGAGTTTCATTCAGATTACAGTTTCATATACAAATTCACGCATATGTGTTATTCGATCTTTATACAAAGAAAACTAAAAGGTAGCGGTTCATTCAATTAATAAATTGAATAGATGAAAATGGAATCGTTCCTCTATTTACATAAAGTGAAACTTCCATCAGTGGGCGTTTTCTTCATCCCTCACTGATGGTTAGCCCTCACCTCTCTTCCTCGTTTCTCTCTATCTCTTAAGGCGAGGGGCTTACTACCCGTTAATGCGGGATAAATAATAAGAGAAACTGCATTCAATCATAAGCAGTTCCCCTTATTTTTTATTAATATATCTAAAACAAAAATTAGGCTATTCCTCTATATTACGTGGCCGTCACACCCTATTAATTTTCATTATTTTTTAACAAGTTCAACGTATGAGTAAATAAACGACTATCTCCGGGATCTCCATGTCCTGGTACAATAATATTTATATCGCTGTATTTCTTTTCTACTTTTTTAATTGCCTTTGACCAATTAGATACATATGAACCTGGAGTTTGTACAATCTCTTGCGTATCTAGTGATTTTATTAAACATCCTCCAAATAGGATTTTATACTTTGGTAACCATACTGTTATGTTATCTTGTGTATGTCCTTTTCCTGGATAAAATGTTTCCACGTTTATATCACCAAATCGCATATTATCGCGTTTCTTCAAGTCTCCAAGAGGCTTATCAAAACCTTGTTTCTCTGCTAAATCAGCAGTTAAAGCCGTACTGTGTACCTTGACGCCTTTTTTAGTCAGCGTTTTAATTCCTCCTATACGATCGTCATGAGCATGAGTCACAATTGCTCCTGTGACCTCTTTTGTAGGAAATTGCTTTTTTAGTATTTGAAGCAGTTGATCTGTAAGATCATCATTCCAAGGTGTATCAATTAGTACTAGTCCTTTAGACGTTTCAAGAATTAAACCATTTGCAGGAATACGTGTTCCATTTACCACTCCAATGCTTGTATGCATCCAGACCTTTGGATACAATTGTGAAATGGATACATCTTTCTCTTGATCTTTATTTTTTATTTGCTCTACTTTTTCGGCAGCTTGTACTGGAAATATTGAACTGGCAAATTGGCTAATCCCTAATATACTTGCGCATAGACCTACTTTTAATATCAGTTTCTTTTTCATTTTCATTGCTCCTTTCCTAGCAGCTTACTTCTCTAAAAGCGCTACTACACTTAATAGACAATCCAAATGATAAAGTTGTTCCCACATTTACAAAAAAAATAATAAATTTTAATATAGAATAGAATCTGGGTAAGGGAGGATTTTATGTTACATAAAAAATCAAAGAGGTGGATAATTTTAGCAGTTTTATTCATTTTAGGAGTTATTTTGATGTTTTTATTCAAAACGAGTTTTATTTCGTTTACTATCAAAACTTCTGCAGCTGAAAGGGGAAAAATTATTGACCAAAATGGAGTCATACTAGCCACAAATAAAAAAGTAAAATCTTTGTATTATGTCTATAATATTGATTGTCCAGCCGATCAAGAAGTAGCGAAGATATCAAGTTTTCTAAATCAGTTTTCATCCAAGTTTAACCATAAGATTTCAGTAGATGATATAAATTCACAATTACAAAAATCTTGTAAACATCATGATAAAAATGAAATACGATTACATGCAAACTTAAATGATAAAGAATTCGCATTTATAAACGAAAACAGCTTCAAAAATATAAAAGTAAAAAATGAGTGGATACGTGTTTATCCACATCATGAAATTGCTTCACAAGTAATTGGGTATGTTGACTATGAAAAAAATAACTC
This sequence is a window from Bacillus pseudomycoides DSM 12442. Protein-coding genes within it:
- the bla gene encoding subclass B1 metallo-beta-lactamase, yielding MKKKLILKVGLCASILGISQFASSIFPVQAAEKVEQIKNKDQEKDVSISQLYPKVWMHTSIGVVNGTRIPANGLILETSKGLVLIDTPWNDDLTDQLLQILKKQFPTKEVTGAIVTHAHDDRIGGIKTLTKKGVKVHSTALTADLAEKQGFDKPLGDLKKRDNMRFGDINVETFYPGKGHTQDNITVWLPKYKILFGGCLIKSLDTQEIVQTPGSYVSNWSKAIKKVEKKYSDINIIVPGHGDPGDSRLFTHTLNLLKNNEN
- a CDS encoding peptidoglycan D,D-transpeptidase FtsI family protein; protein product: MKKQTGKKQKTSISIRLNILFFCVFILFSAIIFQLGKVQIVDGETYKNQVEKNENATTSIPVPRGKIYDREGKQVVDNRALRTITYTRLKGVSSEDILKTAKDIANILEISEEEINKLTEVDKKDFWMQLNKKRAKAKITKQEEEKFREKGIEGKELDKRIEELRRKRITEEELGELTPQDLQVLVIKSKMSSGYQMTPQVIKKDVTEQEYTRISENLAKFPGIDATVDWERNYVNGDLFRSVLGNITSAEEGLPKEHLDSYLVRGYNRNDRVGKSYIEQRYEDVLHGTKEEVKNNIDKAGNVVQTETVSKGKSGNNLTLTIDMELQKKVEESIEKNLKAFKSSEPLMDRAFVVMMDPKTGQLLSMAGKRFVEKDGKVEVEDFALGNMVTSYELGSAVKGATLLTGYQTGAIQPGTQFYDAPMKFKGTRVKKSWNVSGFGNINDLRALQVSSNVYMFHTALQIAGVNYVPNSSLDIKQAAFDTMRYYFKQFGLGVPTGINLPNEITGQTRQKDSQPGFLLDFSIGQYDTYTPLQLAQYISTIANDGYRMQPQIVQEIREQTTKKEEIGKVVQSIEPVVLNRVDVKSEYIDRVKEGFRWVFQEGDGTGVKYFQKAPYKPAGKTGTAQTVYGGDSKIGRNEKGERIECYNLTLVGYAPYDNPEIAFSVVVPWVHNDKGGINSLIGKDILDIYFDLKKQRMNGETTNIVNPNQ